aagtaaatagaaataaagaaatccccccctgtaaaatcaggatggtagatatcttacagggtaattagattcaaaaacatagagaacccctctaggcaaaaccttaagttacaaaaaagatacacagacagaaatagttattctattcagcacaattcttttctcagccatttaaagaaatcataatctaacacatacctagctagattacttactaaaagttctaagactccattcctgttctgtccctggcaaaagcagcatatagacagacacacagaccctttgtttctctccctcctcccagcttttgaaagtatcttgtctcctcattggtcattttggtcaggtgccagcgaggttaactttagcttcttaaccctttacaggtgagaggatttttcccctggccaggagggatttcaaaggggtttacccttccctttatatttatgacaaggtctgtgaaaaacttgtgaatttccctgcaggaggttaactaccatGCCttgaggtagagaaaactccagctcaaaaaagacaaATCCCTTTGTTATGCTTGCTGCTTTGGCCCCCAGGCAGAGACCAAgaaactctaactgctttcagcttaaaacctgttTCCAAGCAgctcaaagggaaaaaaaaacatgcctTGTTAAAACTCTACTGTGCTTCTGTTtcaaaatgatctaaaaaaaaaatctcaaaattatcccaccgctctgccaccacatcaaggttccttccccactctgaactctagggtacaaatgtggggacctgcataaaagacccccaaagcttattcttactagtgaacacagacccaaacccttggatcttacaaaaaatgaaaaaagcaaacaggacctttgtcataaatataaagggaagggtaaacccctttgaaatccctcctggccagaggaaaaactcctctcacctgtaaagggttaagaagctaaagctaACCTCACTGCCACCTGAccaaatgaccaaggaggagacaagatactttcaaaagctgggaggagagagagaaacaaagggtctcagtctgtctatatgctgtttttgttggggatagaccaggaatggagtcttagaacttttagtaagtaatctagctaggtatgtgttagattatgatttctttaaatggctgagaaaagaattgtgctgaatagaataactatttctgtctgtgtatcttttttgtaacttaaggttttgcctagaggggttctctatgtttggaatctaattaccctgtaagatatctaccatcctgattttacagaggtgatttctttacttctatttctattaaaagtcttcttgtaagaaaactgaatgctttttcattgttctcagatccaagggtttgggtctgtggtcacctatgcaaattggttaggctttttatccaacatttcccaggaaaggggggagggtgcaagtgttgggaggattgttcattgttcttaagatccaagggtctgggtctgtagtcacctaggtaaattggtgaagctttttaccaaaccttgtccaggaagtggggtgcaaggttttgggaagtattttggggggaaggacgcgtccaaacagctcttccccagtaaccagtatttgtttggtggtggtagcgtccaatccaaggacaaagggtggaatattttgtaccttggggaagttttgacctaagctggtaaagataagcttaggaggtttttcatgcaggtccccacatctgtaccctagcgttcagagtggggaaggaaccttgacaatcttaaaggaagaattttaattaaagaaaaaaaagtaaaaaaatcacctctgtaaaatcaggatggtaaatacagggtaatcagattcaaaacatagagtatCCCTCTAgtaaaaaccttaagttacaaaaagacataaaaacaggaatatctattccattcagcacagcttatttacaagccattaaacaaaataaaatctaacacatttctagctagattacttactaacttaacaggagttctgAGGAGTTATGAAGCACATTCCTGtcctgttcccagcaaaagcatcacacagacagacagaccctttgtttccccccctccatctttgaaagtatcttgtcccttcattggtcattttggtcaggtgccagcaagcttatcttagcttcttaaccctatagagaaaggtggttacccttccctttatatttatgacagggccaaaagaaatctgatgaggttcaacaaggacaagtgaagagtcctgcacttaggaaggaagaatcccatcaGCACTACacactagggactgagtggctcggcagcagttctgcagaagaggacctaggggtttGTGATGACGCAGACTGGCCCTGCACTGGGCCTGAGACAGTTAACCCTTCCCTGCTAGCAGAGGAAGCCACGACCTTGAGGCTCTGCTGGACATGGTCCAACAGGGACTcaagtataaaagcctgcagagctgctcagtcagggTGGGTGGCTGAGAAAGGAGGATGCCCATtggaggctccagcccaggagcagtgGTGACTCATACAGGAGGGAGCCGAGGGGCCAGGAAGTGGGACCAGAGACTGGCAGCTGTGGGAACCCCAGGAAGAGCCAGGGGATGAGGCTCCTGATGCCCCAGGGACTGCTACATTTGGAgaactggtaggaagtgacccaggaaagggaagggagtggTATCTCCCATCACTCTGAGGGCAGCGTGTTGTGGTAGGATTCCCCACCGACCCGGGACGGATCACGCCGTTAATGACAGGGCCCTAGGTTGGAGCTCGGTGAAGTcaggtgggcccgggctcccctaaTGGGGGTCTCTaacctcccccccttttttgtgTGATGACATAGTTCACCGACCCCTCATTAACCTCAAAGGACATAGATGAACTCCAGCTGCCAGGCCGCACTATCCTATGAGGGGAAGAGGACTTAGAGGGACTCTGGCCCTCAGGCCACACTGCTTTGGGAGCACACACTAGGGATTCTCGCTGCTAGGCCGTGCTATCCCACCAGAGGAAGAAGATTTAgagggactctggccattggacaTACAGCCCTGACTATCGGGGAGGTGGTAGAACCGGCATGGaagctgggaggtggggttaaCCTCGCCCCCCCGGAATAAAAGGGGTTGACCAGGTACAAATCCTGCCATAGGGTTACCGTGGATGAGAatctggatacgagtcaacagtgtgcccttgtttccaggaaggctaatggcattttgggctgtataaagtaggggcattgccagcagattgacggacatgatcattcccctctattcagcaatggtgagggctcatctggagtactgtgtccagttttgggccccactctacaagaagaatatggaaaaaatagaaagagtccagcgcagggtaataaaaatgattagggggctggagcacatgacttatcaggataggctgagggaactgggattgtttagcctgcagaagagaaaaatgaggggggatttgatagctgctttcaactacctgaagggggttccaaagaggatggatctagactgttctcagtggtagctgatgacagaacgaggagtaatggtctcaagttgcagtgggggaggtttaggttggatattaggaaaaactttttcactaggagagtggtgaagcactggaatgtgttacctagggaagtggtggaatctccttccttagaagtttttaaggtcaggcatgacaaagccctggctgggataatctagttggggattggtcctgctttgagcacgggatTGGATttgatgacctcctgcggtcccttccaacactaatattctatgattctatgattatattccTTTGACATCTGAACATTGTCTTTTTTTTACCCACTGCTGTGAATAAGCAAGTGCTTCCATGGAGCTGCTGTCAACGATTAACAGGGTTTATTTTCCCTGTGTTGTGTAGCAGTTGGGATGTTTCCCCCGGCACATGTCTTGgcaaaggtttggattttttttctctctcagattCTGAGCAACTGGGGGAATGGGAAAATCCCTACAGCAGAGGCCCTGTAGCCTGGGTCTCATTTGGGTCTCATTTCCAGCTGATGCCTAATATCCACACCACAACATGTAGGGATTATTGATTATTGATGCATGGAGCACCACAATATATGGAATAGGCATTAATAGGGTCAGTTGTTCATAATTCATTTCCCTGAATTGTCGAAAACAccatttctctgtgtgtgaagAGTGACAAATCTGCTTCACCTATGAGAACACTTCCAGTAGTTCATGTAGTATTTCATATTAACATTGTCTCTCCATCCAGGAATATTTCCTGCAACCATCACCCTAGAGCTTGAGCACATACAGGAAGTCAGGGGAACGTATGGTACATGCAGGAGACACCGTTCTGCCTCAGAGTTGGACACCTTCTCCCCTACTCCATGTCACATTCCAACACAACCGAcatcaccaacccctccaccttcatcctgctgggcattcctggcctggagatGGCCCATATCtagatctccatccccttctgcaccatgtACACGATAGccatcttggggaacttcaccatcctaTTCATTGTGAAGAGGGAGCCGAGCCTCCATGGGCctatgtactatttcctctgcatgctgacCGTCAGCGACCTGGTCCTGTCTACGTCTGTCCTGCCCAGGAcactgagcatcttctggttgaATTCCAGAGAGATagatttcagtgcctgcctcacccaggTGTACTTCATTCAGTGCTTCTCAGTGATAGAGTCTGGGATCTTCGTGGCCATGGCTTTGgatcgctacgtggccatctgccaccccctgagacattccaccatcctgacaaacCCCGTGGTGGCCAAGATTGGTCTGGCTCTGGTGCTGTGTGGCAGCATAGTCAGACTGCCCTTTCTCCTCCTGGCAAGGCGGTGGCCATATTGCAGGACCAACATCATCCCCCACACATACTGTGACCATATAGCTGTGGTGAAGCTGGCCTGCAACAATACCCACATCAGTAGATACTACGGCCTCTTTGTGGTATTCTTTGTGACTGGTCTGGATGTGCTTTTTATTGCTGTGTCCTACACCCAGATCCTCAGagccatcttcagcctccccacaaaggacgCCCGGCTCAAAA
The nucleotide sequence above comes from Caretta caretta isolate rCarCar2 chromosome 1, rCarCar1.hap1, whole genome shotgun sequence. Encoded proteins:
- the LOC125643323 gene encoding putative olfactory receptor 52L2, whose product is MYTIAILGNFTILFIVKREPSLHGPMYYFLCMLTVSDLVLSTSVLPRTLSIFWLNSREIDFSACLTQVYFIQCFSVIESGIFVAMALDRYVAICHPLRHSTILTNPVVAKIGLALVLCGSIVRLPFLLLARRWPYCRTNIIPHTYCDHIAVVKLACNNTHISRYYGLFVVFFVTGLDVLFIAVSYTQILRAIFSLPTKDARLKTFGTCSSHLCVILAFYIPALFSFLTQRFGHNVPLHFHVLMPTYISWCPPC